One Deltaproteobacteria bacterium genomic window, ATCCGCGCGCGCAACAAGCCCTCGGAGTCATGCAACTCCACCCTAAGGGTATCCGTTCGGCGCACCCGCTCCGGCACGAGTCCGGACAAAAACAGAACCAATTCGTCGGCCATGGCCGCCCGTGCCTCGGCCACGGACGGCGCGGCAATGGGAATGGCGTGGTCCTCGAAGCCGACCACGGTTTGCAGCACACCGCGTTTAACGATCTCACCGTCCAATTCACTGCCCAGAATTTCAAATTCATGCCGCCGCATGGTCATCAGAAAAAAACAGTCACGCGCCCCGTCCTCAAAGACGCCCTGGATGGCCGGAGCGCGCCTGAACGCCTCCAGACCTTCGTCCGGGGTGGCGAAGACCACCGGAATGAACGGGTCCCGGGCCCACGAATTCGCATCCACGCGCCGGGGCTCGCCCAATTCCCTGACCACGGCGCGGGCGTAGTCACGGGCCACGGCCACGGACGCGGCCAGTCCGGGCACGAGGTTGGGCAGTCCCCGAAACTCCGGAATCACTTCGGCCGCCATGCGCGCGATGATGCGCCGCGCATCCGGATCGGACTCGTGCCCATTCCGGCACAGGGGTTCAGGGATGATCTTCAGACGACAGGCGTGTTCGAATATGCTCATGGCGTTCTTGTAATCGCTCTCCACCCGAACCGCCACGACCGGATCATGACCTAAAAAATGCAAAAATCATCTTGTTTATTGTTCATGAAAGTTGTACGAGAAAGCCATGCTTTCCGAATTATTTTCCTCCAAGACCCGCATTCAGCTTCTCCTCAAGCTGTTCCTCAACCCCGAGGTATCCTGTTACCTGCGGGAACTGGCCACGGAATTCGATGTTTCGCCCAATGCGGTCAAGGAAGAGCTGGATAATCTGACCGAGGCCGGCTACCTGGAAAAGAAAAAACAAGGCCGGTCCCTGTTTTTCCGGGCCAACACGGCACACCCGATTTTCCCGGAGCTCCACTCCATCGTCAAAAAAAGCCTGGGTATCGACCGCGTCATCGAGGAAGTCCGGGCGGACCTGGGCGATGTGCGCGCCGTCTACATCCTGGACGACTACGCCCTGGGCAAGGATTCCGGGCTGATCGACCTCTTGATCGTCGGCGAGGTCAAGGAGGATCGACTGCGGGACTATATCCGCATCACCGAGTCCAAAATCAGACGCAAGCTGCGGGTCCTGGTTGTTGGCGTGGAGGAATTCGGGACATCGGCGCAAACCTTCTTGCAG contains:
- a CDS encoding ArsR family transcriptional regulator; this encodes MLSELFSSKTRIQLLLKLFLNPEVSCYLRELATEFDVSPNAVKEELDNLTEAGYLEKKKQGRSLFFRANTAHPIFPELHSIVKKSLGIDRVIEEVRADLGDVRAVYILDDYALGKDSGLIDLLIVGEVKEDRLRDYIRITESKIRRKLRVLVVGVEEFGTSAQTFLQRPHWKVV